CGGCGGCGTCCTCGAGCTCGTGACGGACATGCGAGCCGATCACGAACAGCTTCTTGGGCACGCAGCCGCGGATCACGCAGGTGCCGCCCATGCGGTACTCTTCCGCGATCATCACGCGGGCACCATGGCCGGCCGCGATGCGGGCGGCACGCACACCACCCGAGCCGCCACCGATGACAAAGAGGTCGACGTCGAATTCAGCCATTGTCCACTCCGACCTCTTCTTTCAGCGCATGATCCGGAGAAGTGTGCAGCCGTTCTCCGACAGGATCATGCGCAAATACCGGGCCTAAAGCGCGATGACGCGCTTTAGGGCTTTCTGACTAGATAGGTGCTGTCAGATTTCCTTGCCACGCTTGCGCATCTCGGCGCGGAAGGCGCCCATCACGGTCTCGGAGAAGTTCTGGGCCCAGGAGTTCATGAAGGCCATGCTGAGACCGATGGCGCGCGGCTCGGCGTCGATCAGCTTCTTGCCCAGCGGCGACTTGTAGAAGGTGACGAGATCCTTCAGCTCCTGCTCGGTGAACTCGCTGGCGTAGATCTGCGCCATGCCCTCACCGATCTCGTTCTGGCGGCCCTGGAGCTGCTGGGCCACGATCGGAGCGACCTCGGCGAGGTCCTTCTGGTAGTTGAGGTTCTGCTGGGTCAGCGCGATCTTGGTCTTCTCGACGAGGCCGGGCACGGCGCCCTGATACATCGCCGTGGCGTTCTTGATCTGCAAGATCTCCTTGGCCGCCGCGATCGCCGCCGGCGAGGCCTTGGGCGGCGTGGCCTGCTGCGCGAGGGCCGGGGCAGCCGAAAGCGCCAGCCCCACAGCGAGGGTCGCGGCCGGCAAGAATTTCAAAACACTCTTCATTCCTAGTCTCCTTTCGGCTTACGCCGTTCAATCACGCGAATTCCCTCGCCACCCGCCAAAACGGCCGAGCTGGCCAAGCCGATGAACAACCCGTGGTCGACCACGCCGGGGATCGCGCTCAACGCCTTGGCGAGGCTGGGCGGATCCACAATACGTCCGAGCTGGGCATCGACGATCCAGTGGCCGCCATCGGTGACGAAAACGTGGCCATCTTTGGCCTTGCGGACCGCCATTTGCCCGGAAACGCCGCACGCCGCAAATGCCTTCTCGATCGCCCGGCGCGTCGCACCAAGGCCGAACGGGATGACCTCGATCGGCAGCGGAAACTTGCCGAGCGTCGGCACCCATTTGCTGTCGTCGGCAATCACGATCATGCGATCCGAGGCGGCCGCCACGATCTTCTCGCGCAGCAGCGCGCCGCCGCCGCCCTTGATCAGGTTGAAGTCGGGATCGATCTCGTCGGCGCCGTCGACGGTCATGTCGAGATGGTCGATCTCGTCGAGCGTGGTCAGCTTCACGCCGGAGCGGATCGCATCGAGGCGCGTCGCCTCGGAGGTCGGCACGCCGATCACCTTGAGCCCGGCGGCGACGCGCTCGCCGAGCAGCTCGACGAAATGCTTCGCGGTCGAGCCGGTCCCGAGCCCGAGCTGCATGCCGTCACGCACCTCCTCGAGCGCACGCGCCGCAGCCTGCCGCTTCAACTGGTCCATGTCCAAAATGCGCCCGCCTCTCGATAAGGGTGTTTGCGGCGGCCTATGTAGCCTCGTTTTTCCCGCCAGAACAGGCCTCTGGGCCGATCTTATAAGGTGAACTTATGGCGTCGGCCCTTGCGCCGATCCGGCCGGCCCGATAGCGCTTGGACCATGGCCTCCCCTTACACCCTCGTCTTCGATCTCGACGGCACGCTTGTGGATACGGCGCCCGACCTGATCACCGCGCTCAATTACGTGCTCGACCGCGAAGGCCTGCCGCCGGTGCCGATGGCCTCGGCCCGCAACATGATCGGCGCCGGCGCCCGCAAGCTGATCGAGCGGGGGGTGGAGGCCGAGGGCCGCACCGTCACGCCCGCGGACATGGACCGGATGACGGCGGATTTCATCGCCTATTACGCCGACCATATCGCCGTCGAATCCCGGCCCTTCGAGGGGCTCGAGACCGCGCTCGACCAGTTTGCCGCCCAGGGCCATCGCCTCGCGGTCTGCACCAACAAGCTGGAATGGCTGTCCAAGCGCCTGCTGGACCAGCTCGACCTGACCCGCCGCTTCGCCGCGATCTGCGGCGCGGACACTTTTGGCGTCCAGAAGCCCGACCCGGCCATTTTCCGCGAGACCGTGGCCCGCGCCGGCGGAGAGGTGAAGGCGTCCATCATGGTCGGCGATGCCGGAACCGATGTCGGGGTGGCGCGCCGCGCCGGGGTGCCCGTGATCGGGGTCAGCTTCGGCTATACGGACGTGCCGATTGCCGAGCTGAAGCCGGACCGGCTGATCCATCACATGCGCGACCTGCCGGCCGCCGCGCACAGCCTGATGACGGCCTAGCGCCCGCAATTGCCTGATATCATTTGGCTATTTCGCGGAACTCTGCATTAACCATCTATTAACTATGCGTGGACCGCCGGTTGCTCGCCCAAAGCGACGCACCTAAGGTCCGGCCGGGGTATGTGGCGGTTCGTCGCACTGGAAGTGGATGGTCATGCGTCGTGTCATCGCGATTGCGCTAGCGGGAGCGAGCCTTGGCGGCTGTTCCTCGATGTCTTGGGACATGTTCAAATCGGCCCCGCCGACCGCCCAGGTCCGGCTTGAGTCCAATCCGCCGGGCGCCGACGCGAGCACGTCCCTCGGCCCGGGCTGCAAGACCCCCTGCTCCGTCTCGGTTCCCGCTCCCGACGCGCCGTTCACGGTCGCCTTCGCGCTGCCCAAATACCAGCCGGCCAGCGTGCCGGTGAACGTGATCAAGAATCCCGGCGATTTCACCACGCCCGCCACGGTCACGACCGATCCGAATCCGGTGTTCGCGGAGCTTCAGCCCGCGGTGCCGCCCAAGCCGGTGAAGAAGAAGCCGCACCGGCCGAGGGCCAAACCGGCCGCAGCCGCGCCTGCTGCGGCACCGGCCGAAGCCACGCCGGCCGCGGCCTCGCCGTTCCCCGATCCGGGCACAGGCAAGCGCTGATCCAAGCGGTGATCACGTATACCACCCGATTGTCCTAGCCGCGTCCGATGCTTAGATTGCGTCCAAGGCACCGCCGAAGCAAAGGTGCCGCCCGTCGCCGTAAGTGACAAGGCATTGGTATGAACGGACCTTCCGTGAACCCCCGCGCTGCGCTGTCGAGCGCAATGACCGATCCGTTTGGGCGGACCATCTCGTATTTGCGCGTCTCCGTCACCGACCGCTGCGACCTGCGCTGCTTCTACTGCATGTCGGAAGACATGACGTTCCTGCCCAAGGCCGATCTGCTGACGCTGGAGGAACTCGACCGGCTCTGCTCGGCCTTCATCGCCAAGGGCGTGAAGAAGCTGCGGCTCACCGGCGGCGAGCCCTTGGTCCGCCGCAACGTGATGACGCTGGTCCGCTCGCTGTCGCGGCACCTGAAGAGCGGCGCCCTGAACGAGCTGACGCTGACCACCAACGGCACCCAGCTTGCGAAACATGCGCAGGAGCTGGCCGATTGCGGCGTCCGCCGCATCAACGTCTCACTCGACACGCTCGATCCCAAGAAGTTTCGCGAGATCACCCGCTGGGGCGAGATCGACAAGGTGATGGAAGGCATCGAGGCCGCGCGCGCCGCAGGCCTCGCCGTGAAGATCAACGCGGTGGCCCTGAAGAATCTCAACGAGGACGAGCTGCCCGAGCTGATGCGCTGGGCCCACGGCAAGGGCATGGGCCTGACGCTGATCGAGGTCATGCCGATGGGCGAGATCGGCTCGGGCCGGATCGACCAATATCTGCCGCTGTCCCTGGTGCGCGCGCGCCTCGCCCAGCAATTCACGCTGACGGATTTAGCCGAGAGCACCGGCGGCCCGGCGCGCTATGTCAGCGTCGCCGAGACCGGCGGCAAGCTCGGCTTCATCACGCCGATGACCCATAATTTCTGCGAATCCTGCAATCGGGTCCGCATCACCTGCACCGGCACGCTGCACACCTGCCTCGGCCACGAGGACGCCTCCGATTTGCGCAAACCTCTGCGTGCATCGGACGACGACATGCTGCTTGCGGATGCGATCGATCGCGCCATCGGGCTGAAGCCCAAGGGCCACGATTTCATCATCGATCGCCGCCACGACCGCCCCAGCGTCTCCCGGCACATGAGCGTCACCGGCGGCTAGGACTCAAGCCCGACCGCGTTAAGCTTTTGAGCGCGCGTCAATTTGTCCATTTTCCGATTGACGGCGCCTGAAGCCGCTGGTTTGGTGCGACCGCCTTTGCTTGCCCGGCAACAATAAGCCGGCCCGCCCGTTGGCGGTCGCGGTCAAGACGGCAAGGCACGAGGGGAGGACTGACGCCGCAACGCTTTCGGAAAATCATCCGTGCGGTCGCGTGCTTTTTGCACGCCGGCCCAGCGATGCGTGCTGAAGCCGCCCGTGAAGTGTTAGGCCGCGACGGAGAAACAATAAGATGCGTCCATTGCTGGCGGTGAGCAACGCCATCGACCTTCTCAACGAGAAGATCGGCTACGTCTGTAACCTCCTGGTGCTTCTGTCATGCTTGGTCAGTGCGGCCAACGCCATGATCCGCTACGCCTTCAGCTACTCGTCGAACGGGTGGCTCGAGCTGCAATGGTACATGTTCGCGATCCTGGTGATGTTCGGCGCGTCCTACACCTTCAAGCGCAATGAGCATGTCCGGGTCGAGATTTTCTATCTGCTGCTCTCCGAGCGCGGCCAGCTCCTGCTCGATCTGATCGGCACGTTGTTCTTCCTGATTCCCGCCTGCCTCCTGCTTGCCTATCTGTCCTGGCCGTTCTTCATGCAGGCCTATGACGTCGGCGAGATGTCCGGCAATGCCGGCGGCCTGATCCGCTGGCCGATCAAGTTCGTGATTCCTGCCGGCTTCGTCCTGCTGGCGCTGCAGGGTGTTTCCGAGGTCATCAAGCGTATCGCGGCTCTCCAGGGCTATGTGACGATCGACGCCAAGTACGAGAGGCCGACCCAATGATTACGCTGGAAATGATGCCGCCGCTGATGTTCGGCGGCCTGGTTCTGGCGATGCTGATCGGCTTCCCGGTTGCGTTCACGCTCGCGGCGGTCGGCCTCTCCTTCGGCTTCCTCGCCATCCATCTCGGCTTCTTCGACCTCAACTTCCTCCAGGCGATTCCCGGCCGCGTGTTCGGCAGCGTGCTCTCCAACGAGCTCCTGCTCGCGATCCCGTTCTTCACCTTCATGGGCGCCATATTGGAAAGATGTGGCCTCGCCGAGGACATGCTGGATTCGATGGGCCAGCTGTTCGGCCCGGTCCGCGGCGGCCTCGGCTATTCCGTCATCATCGTCGGCTTCATCCTCGGCGCCATCACCGGCACGGTGGCGGCGCAGGTCATCGCCATGGCGCTGATCTCGATGCCGGTGATGATCCGCTACGGCTACAACATGCGCTACATCACCGGCGTGCTGGCGGCCTCGGGCACCATCACGCAGCTCGTGCCGCCCTCGCTGGTCCTGATCGTGCTCGCCGACCAGCTCGGCAAGTCGGTCGGCGACATGTATCTCGGCGCCTGGGGCCCCTCGGTGTTCCAGATCATGCTGTTCGCCGGCTACACCTTCGTCCTCGGCCTGATCAAGCCGGGCCACGTGCCGCCGGTGCCGCTGGAAGCGCGCACGTTGACCGGCTGGGCGCTGTGGAAGAAATGCCTGATGGGCATCATCCCCTCCGCCGTGCTGATCTTCGTCGTGCTCGGCACCATGATGATGGGCCTTGCAACCCCGACGGAGGCCGGCGCCATGGGCGCGGTCGGCGCCATCGTGCTCGCCGCGATCCACCACAAGGACTTCACCTCGACCGATCGCAAGGTGCTCGTCGTCGGCATCATCGCCGCCGGCATCGGCACCATCGTCGCGATGCTGTTCACCGAGAACCTGATCTTCAAGCTCGCCTTTGCCGTGACTTATCTCGCGGTGGCCTGGATCTGCCTCTCGGCCGCGCGCATCCCGGACCTGCGCGACCTCATCAAGCAGGGCTACGAGTCCACCATGCGCCTCACCTGCATGGTCACCTTCATCCTGATCGGCTCGACCTGCTTCTCGGTGGTGTTCCTCGGCGTCTCCGGCGGCGTCTGGCTCGAGCATCTCTTGACCTCGCTGCCCGGCGGCGTCTGGGGCTTCCTGATCTTCATCAACCTCTTCATCTTCTTCCTGGCGTTCTTCCTCGACTTCTTCGAGATCGCCTTCATCATCCTGCCGATGATCGCGCCGATCGCGCAGAAGATTTTGGGCCCCGTCGTCGGCGACGGCCCGGCGCTGATCTGGTTCGGCGTCATGCTGTGCGTGAACATGCAGACCTCGTTCCTGCATCCGCCGTTCGGCTTCGCCCTGTTCTATCTGCGCGGCGTCGCGCCGAAGGAAGTGAAGAGCTCCGACATCTATTGGGGCGCGATGCCCTGGATCGGGCTGCAGATGATCATGGTGCTGATCGTGATCGCGTTCCCGATCACGGTGACCGGCCTCCTGGACAAGCCGCTCAACGTCGACCTGGACAAGGTCAAGATCGAGGTCCCGCAGATCGACCTGCCCCCGCTGGATCTCGGCCCGCCGCAGAAGTAGCCGAGGCCAACGTAGCTGCGCTTTTCCTTCTCCCCGTGTGGGAGAAGGTGGCATAGGCGGCCTATGGCCGCCGTTCTTAAGAGACGCCGAAGCGAAGCTTCGGCTACAGCGCCGGATGAGGGGTTCTATCGGCAAACTCATAGCGAGATGAACCCGCGGAGAGAGACCCCTCACCCGTCTCGCCGCTCCGCGGCGAGCCACCCTCTCCCACAAGGGGAGAGGGTCAACAGACCGATGCGCGTGACACGTGCGGGAAACACGGGCATACCGGGCTATCCTCCAACTCATGGACAGCCGCTTATGCTCCGATCGCACCCTGCTCCATCGTTCATCGTTTCCTTGTTTGCTTCGCTCTGGCTGGCCTCTGCGGCGACTGTCGCGCACGCCGAGCCGGTGGCCGATGTTCAGGCGCTGGCGCAGAAGGAGCAGCAGCCGCTGCTCGACACGCTGCGCGATCTCGTCAACATCGAAACCGGCAGCAGGGACATCGAGGGCCTGAACGTGATCGCAGGCCGCGTCGCCGACCAGCTCAAGCAGCTCGGCGGTACGGTGGAGATTCTGCAACCGACCGACATCTATCGCCTCGACGACACGCCCGAAAAGATCGGCCCGGCCGTGCACGCCGTCTTCAAGGGGACCGGCACCAGGAAGATCATGCTGATCGCCCACATGGACACGGTGTACCTGAGGGGCATGCTGAAGGACCAGCCGTTCCGCATCGACGGCGACAAGGCCTACGGACTCGGCATTGCCGACGACAAGCAGGGCGTCGCGCTCATTCTCCACACCGTGGCGATGCTGCAGAAGTTGAATTTTAGGGATTACGGCACGCTCACGGTGCTCACCAATGGCGATGAGGAAATCTCCTCGCCCGGCTGGCGCAGCACCATCACCAAGTTCGCTTCCGACCAGGACGTGGTGTTCTCGTTCGAAGGCGGCGGCACCGACGGCACGCTGCGGCTCGCCACCAGCGGCATCGGGTCGGCCTATCTCACGGTGACCGGCCGATCGTCGCATGCGGGCGCAAGGCCCGAGGGCGGCATCAACGCGCTCTACGAGCTCTCGCACCAGGTGCTGCAGATGAAGGACCTGTCCAAACCCGAGCAGGGCCTGAAGCTGAACTGGACCGTTTCCAAGGCCGGCACCAACCGCAACGTGATCCCTGCCGAGGCCACCGCGCAAGCCGATGCACGCGCGCTGAAGGTGTCGGATTTCGACGAGCTGGAGAAGGCGCTCCAAGAGAAGATCAAAAGTCACCTGCTGCCGGATTCCAAGGTCGAGCTGAAATTCGAGGTGCGCCGTCCGCCGCTCGAGGCCAACGACGCCTCGCGCCGGATGGCGGCCTACGGCAAGACCATCTATGAGGAGATCGGATTGCCTCTGAAGGTCGACGAGAAGCCAACCGGCGGCGGGACCGATGCGGCCTTTGCCGCGCTCAAGACCAAGGGCGCCGTGGTCGAAGGCATGGGCCTGTCCGGCTTCGGCGCACATTCCAACGACGCCGAATATGTGATGATCGGCAGCATCGTGCCGCGTCTTTACCTGACCACGCGCATGATCATGGATCTGTCCAACGGCAAGGTGAAGTAGCCGTCATTCCTTCTCCCCTTCCCTACCAGGAATAGTGCACGCCGAGGTTTCCCCTCACGCCGTCGCGCCTGCCGCCGTCGGTGCCGCTTACAGCGAACTGGTAGCCGGCCTGGGCGTAGAGGCTGAGGCCGGGAAGAAGCTTCGCGCTGAGGCCGCCGGCGAACTCCAGCCGCGTCGCCCGCTCGACCAGGGGCACCGCGTCGGGGCCGTACATCGTGATCGCCTTGGCGCCCCAGTCGCGCCAGACATTGGCTAGCACGTAAGGTTGCCACACCCGTCCGTCGAGGTCGTTGATGGTCCACTTGCCGCGCAAACCGAGCCGCCCGCTGGCGCCCGAAGTGGTGCCGAGTCCGACCGGGCCCAAGCCGTCGTTGGCGTCGTCGAAGGAAAGCCGCTGCCAGATGATCTGGCCCTCGGGCTCCAACACGAGGCGCGGCCCGAACCACGACAGCGGGATCGGATAGCCCGCCTCCAGCGATGAGGTGAAGCCCGTGCCACCGATAGGCAAGTTGGCAAACTGGGTCGCTGCGTTACCGTTGTAGAACGAGCCCTGCAACACCGCGTCGATGTACCAGCCGGTGGGGCCATAATGGGTCCAGTAGCCCCCGAATGAATAGGCATTGAGATTCACCGAGCCGGTGTGTTGCAGCACATAGGCGGTCGCGGCCGCGTTGGTGACGACACCGTCCACGCTCACATTGCCGTTGCCATAGGCAAAGTAGAGGCCGACGGTGTCGCTGTGGCTCGGGACCAGGCTGCCGCGCCAGACATCGATGCCGGTCTGGATGCCTGCCACCTGGCCGGTCGCGCGTGGATCAGCGAAGGCCTGGTAGTGGTTGTCGATCCGCTGACCAAACAAGCGGCCCCAGACCGCCGACCGGCAGTTGTATGGAACAGGTGGGGCCTTGGTGATGGCGCCGCCGTCGGGCGTGGCATTCAGGCACGCCGCGTCCGCCGACGCATCGCCGACGCGTTCATGCAGGGTGCCAAGTGTACTGAGCCCCATCTGCCGGGCGACAGGCTGCACCACGCCATAGGTCGCAAGCTCCGGTCCAATGATCGGCCAGACGCCCGGCGGTGGTGGCTGTCCGTCGTCGGGTGCAGGATCAGTGGGCAGCACGCCCGGCGGCGTGACCGGCCCGTTGCCGCTGTCGCCATTGCCGTTACCTCCGTTAAAGGTCGAGCGCAGAAACCAGTCGTCCGGATTGGTGCCGTTAAAGCCGCCTCTGTAGAGACGGTAATCTATAAACCCGGCACGCGCCTCGCCGGCGAGCGTAAAAGCGTTCTCCGCCGTCGCGCCACTATTCGCCGCCTCCACCACAAGGATGCCGTTTGCACTCGTGTAGGCGCCGGGGCCGCTGGCGTTGGTAATGCGTACAAACGAGTTGCCGGTCGCGCTGCCGCCGTTGATCACTAGCCTGTCCGATGGCGACCCGTCGGTGCCGAGGAACGTGTTGAGCCCGATCGCGCCGCCCGCACCAATGTAGTTGACCACGGTCAGCGTCTTGTAGCTGGCAAGAAGCGTCGGATCGCCGGTCGGCGATGTGAACAGGATCAGACTAGGATCGTTGGTCAGAATGTTGACGTTCGAACTGCCGGTCATCGTCCATAGCGAGCCGTTCTGCAGCGTAACGTTGGAGGCGCTGAGGGCGTCGGTAAGCGCAACGCCCTGAACGGTTGAGGCCTTCAAAACGACGTTGCTCGTGGAGCCGCCGCTGACATTCAGCCATTGGCCATTGTTCACGGTCGCGATCGCGTTGCTGAGATAAATGTTGGCAGTAGCGCCCTGCACCGAGAAAGAGGCGTCGCTCGCCACAATCGTCGCATTGCTGTATTGCAACGTATTGGCGGCGCCAGCGTTGTTGAAAAGAAAGCCGAAGCCGCCATTCCCCGAAGCCGTCACGTTGGTGCCGGCCATTGTTACGTTCCCGCCGTTCTGCAGCAGACCTCCCGCACCGTTGACGACGGAGACCCAGCCGCCAGTCGTCTCGATGCTGGCGGACCCGGTTGCGCGAAGTCCGCTCTCCCCGCCAGTGCCCACGACGGAAACGTCGCTCCTTGTCAGCTTTACGTGGCCACCCGAATCGGCGCTCACGCCGACATCACCGCCCGTGCCAGTGACGCTAATCGGCACATTGGTCGCCGTGATAGTGCTGCCAAAGCTTTGCGCCAGGACTCCCGTCTCACCGCCAGCGTTGAGGCCGGTCACGGTGATGGAGCCGCCGGTGAGCGAGATCGTGCTTGCCGAGAGCGCCTTGACCGCGGCATCGCCGCCGGTTCCACTGACACTGATGATCACCCTGTTAGCAGTAATCGTGCTGCCTGTTTCCGCCTCCACAGGCGTCTTGCCGCCGCTCGTGCCAGTAATGTTGATGGTGCTATTGCTAAGATCGATTTGCGCGCCCAACAGGGTATGCGCAGCAAAATCCCCGCCACCGAGCGGCCCTTGCACCGTGATGCTGTCTGCAATGATCTGGCTACCCGCGCCCGTCGCCAATAGACCCGTATTGCCGCCGCTGTTCAGGATGTTGAGGAGCGTGTTGTTGTCCAGCGTGATGACGCCGCCGTTTTCAGCCTTGACCAGGGTATTGCCGCCGCCACTCAGAATCACATTCAGGCCGCTGGCCAAGATATGGCTTTGCGCGCCGCTGGCGAGCAGGCCGATGATCCCACCGCCACCGGTCGGGTTGGCGATGCTCGATCCGCCCGCCGGCGCAGGCGCAATGCCGAAGGTAATGGTGGCTCCGCTCTGAGCCGTCACGGCGGTGCCGAATGGCACATTGATGCTGACACCATCCGCCGCGATCGCCGCGCTGTTTGCCGCGGTTACCCGAGCAACCGTACTGGCTGGAGGGATGGTGCAGGAAGCCGCCGCACCGCTGACGCTGACCTCCTGCGAGCCGTTGACCGGGCAGTTCGCCGCCTGCGCGGTGGAGATGCTGCCGTGTACCATGGCGAAAGGCGGCACCGCGGACACGACGCACACCATGTCCCTCCCGATGGGGAGGGCCGGCAGCAACGCTCTGAACAACAAGCGCCTCATCATCGAGGGGCAATTGCCTTTTGCGCTCACGGCGAGGTTTTCCGTCGTGATTCACCCCAATCGGCACCACACTTAAAATTGCAAAACTCGCCACAACTGCGGCGTGAGACCGGGCGGCTCGGATTTCTCGATGGTTGTGGCTAACAAGTTACGTAGTGGACAGAGATGCTGACCAATTCGGGAGTCTAACCGCGTCTTGCTCCGCGTCACACGCGCGAGCGTACCGTTGCTGGTCACGCTCCTGACGATAGAGCAGGATCAATCCGCTTGCGAGGTGGACCACCACATGGGGGATGAGGGGTCTCTCTCCGCGCATTCAGCTCGCAGTCGAACTCGCGGTGAGAACCCCTCACCCGTCTCGCCGCTATCCACCCTCTCCCACAAGGGGAGAGGGTAAAGCGCCCTTCTCCGCCAGCCTGAACCGCAGCGTGAACTCGGCGCCGCCGCCGGGAAGATTGTCCACCGCAACCGTGGCGTCGTGATCGTCGGCCACGCCGCGCACGATCGAAAGGCCGAGGCCCGCGCCGTCGCTGCGCTGGCGATCCCTCCGCCAGAAGCGCTGGAAGATCAGCTCACGCTCGCCATCGGCAACGCCTGGGCCGCAATCGCGCACGCGCACCGAGCCGTCGTCGCCGACCTCGACGTCCACGGCGGTATCCTTCGCCGTGAACTTGATGGCGTTTTCGGCGAGGTTGAAGATCGCGCGCTGGAGCATCTCGGCATTGCCGTGGATCAAAACCGGCCCCTCGCTGCCCTTGAGCGCGATCTCCTTGTGCTGGGCGATCGCAAGCGGCGCGATCGCGCCGACCACCTCGGCGCAGACGGCGCGCAGGTCCGCGGTCTCGCCGGGATCGAGCACCAAGGTGTCGAGCTCGGCGATCTCCAGGAGCTGGGCGACGATCCGGCTCATGCCCTCGATGTCGTCATGCAGCGCCTGCCGTGCGGCATTGTCGCCGAGCGTCTCGACTCGCGTCCGCAGGATCGTCAGCGGCGTGCGCAATTGGTGGGCGGCATCGGCGGTGAACTGCCGCTGCACCCGAAAGCCGTCCTCGAGGCGGTCGAGCGCCTGGTTGACCGCGGTGACGAGCGGCAGGATCTCGCGCGGGATCTGCTCGGTCGGCAAGCGGATGTCGGTCCGCGCCGGGCCGATATTGCTGGCCTCCTCCGACGCCTTCCACAGTGGCGCGATGGCGCGGCGGAAGATCACGATGTCGATGCCGAGCAGGATCAGCAGCACCGGAATGGTGATCCAGCCCACCCGCCGGAAGAAGTTCGAGATGATGTCGTCGATGATGACGTCGCGGTGCGCAAGGTCCTCGGCGACGCGGATGCGCACGACCTTGCCGTCGACGATGCGCGTGACGCTGGCGCCGGAGATCGTCTCCGATGGCGGTGGCGCCGACACTGCTGCGCCGGTCTTGCGGCGGGACGAGAACAGCAGGTGGCCGTCGGCGTCGCGGATGTCGTAGAGATAGCGGCCGTAGGCTTCCGAATAGAGGCCCCTCAGGCTGTCCGGCAGATTGAACGTCAGGAGGCCGTCCGGCTGCGCGACGATGCGCTCGGCGAGTACTTCGGCCTGGGCGCGCATGGCATCGCGGTGCAGCTGGTCGACCTCGGAATTGAGCAGCCAGAACAGCACCAGCGGCAGGAAGATCGCGACCACCGCGACCGCGACGATGTGCATGAACACGATGCGCCAGATCAGCGATTTGAAGGTCGGCGATCGGCCGTAGGCCGGCGCGGCGGCCACGTTATTTCTCCTCAGCCATGAGGTAGCCGACGCCGCGGATGGTGTGGATCACGACCCGGGCGCCGTGCTCGGCGAGCTGCTTGCGCAGCCGCGAGACGTAGACCTCGACCGCATTGGAAGCGACCTCGCCTTCGAGGCCGAAGATGTGGTCCTCGACGTTCTTCTTCGGCACCACCCGCCCCTGCCGGCGCAGCAGGATCTCCAGCACCGAGGTCTCGCGCGCGGAGATGATCCGCGGCTGGTCGTCGACGAAGATCTGGCGGCTCTCGGTGTCGTAAACGAGGTTGGCGAGACTGAGCGAACGGCCAAGCAGCTGACCCGGCCGGCGCAGGATCGCCTCCAGCCGCGCCACCAGCTCCTCCATCGCGAACGGCTTTGCCAAATAATCGTCGGCGCCGCTGCGCAGGCCGCTGACACGGTCCTGTAGGCCGCCGCGCGCGGTCAGCACCAGAACCGGCAGCGGCTCCATCTGGCGGCGCAGCTCGCGCAGCACCGACAGGCCGTCGCCGTCGGGCAGGCCGAGGTCGAGGATCATCGCGGCATAGCTGACGCTGCTGACCGCCTCGCGCGCCTCGGCGGCGCTGCCCACGATATCGCTCTCATAGCCGGCCGCCGCCAGCCCGCTGGCCACGAGCCGCGACAGCTCGGCATTGTCCTCGACGATCAGAAGGCGCATCGCAGTCCCGGCATCATCACACGGCTCGCGCCGTATCCCTGCTCTCTTCCACCATTCCGAACGCCTCGGCCAGCGAAAAGTGCCGCCTGGTCGGCCGTCCCGCCCCGTCAGGTTGGTGTAAGCCGATCTGGGCGCGCACCGGCGGATGACAGCTCCAGAGCAATGGCTCTGTCCG
This is a stretch of genomic DNA from Bradyrhizobium sp. CB2312. It encodes these proteins:
- a CDS encoding ATP-binding protein, producing MAAAPAYGRSPTFKSLIWRIVFMHIVAVAVVAIFLPLVLFWLLNSEVDQLHRDAMRAQAEVLAERIVAQPDGLLTFNLPDSLRGLYSEAYGRYLYDIRDADGHLLFSSRRKTGAAVSAPPPSETISGASVTRIVDGKVVRIRVAEDLAHRDVIIDDIISNFFRRVGWITIPVLLILLGIDIVIFRRAIAPLWKASEEASNIGPARTDIRLPTEQIPREILPLVTAVNQALDRLEDGFRVQRQFTADAAHQLRTPLTILRTRVETLGDNAARQALHDDIEGMSRIVAQLLEIAELDTLVLDPGETADLRAVCAEVVGAIAPLAIAQHKEIALKGSEGPVLIHGNAEMLQRAIFNLAENAIKFTAKDTAVDVEVGDDGSVRVRDCGPGVADGERELIFQRFWRRDRQRSDGAGLGLSIVRGVADDHDATVAVDNLPGGGAEFTLRFRLAEKGALPSPLVGEGG
- a CDS encoding M20/M25/M40 family metallo-hydrolase; its protein translation is MLRSHPAPSFIVSLFASLWLASAATVAHAEPVADVQALAQKEQQPLLDTLRDLVNIETGSRDIEGLNVIAGRVADQLKQLGGTVEILQPTDIYRLDDTPEKIGPAVHAVFKGTGTRKIMLIAHMDTVYLRGMLKDQPFRIDGDKAYGLGIADDKQGVALILHTVAMLQKLNFRDYGTLTVLTNGDEEISSPGWRSTITKFASDQDVVFSFEGGGTDGTLRLATSGIGSAYLTVTGRSSHAGARPEGGINALYELSHQVLQMKDLSKPEQGLKLNWTVSKAGTNRNVIPAEATAQADARALKVSDFDELEKALQEKIKSHLLPDSKVELKFEVRRPPLEANDASRRMAAYGKTIYEEIGLPLKVDEKPTGGGTDAAFAALKTKGAVVEGMGLSGFGAHSNDAEYVMIGSIVPRLYLTTRMIMDLSNGKVK
- a CDS encoding autotransporter outer membrane beta-barrel domain-containing protein, translating into MVCVVSAVPPFAMVHGSISTAQAANCPVNGSQEVSVSGAAASCTIPPASTVARVTAANSAAIAADGVSINVPFGTAVTAQSGATITFGIAPAPAGGSSIANPTGGGGIIGLLASGAQSHILASGLNVILSGGGNTLVKAENGGVITLDNNTLLNILNSGGNTGLLATGAGSQIIADSITVQGPLGGGDFAAHTLLGAQIDLSNSTINITGTSGGKTPVEAETGSTITANRVIISVSGTGGDAAVKALSASTISLTGGSITVTGLNAGGETGVLAQSFGSTITATNVPISVTGTGGDVGVSADSGGHVKLTRSDVSVVGTGGESGLRATGSASIETTGGWVSVVNGAGGLLQNGGNVTMAGTNVTASGNGGFGFLFNNAGAANTLQYSNATIVASDASFSVQGATANIYLSNAIATVNNGQWLNVSGGSTSNVVLKASTVQGVALTDALSASNVTLQNGSLWTMTGSSNVNILTNDPSLILFTSPTGDPTLLASYKTLTVVNYIGAGGAIGLNTFLGTDGSPSDRLVINGGSATGNSFVRITNASGPGAYTSANGILVVEAANSGATAENAFTLAGEARAGFIDYRLYRGGFNGTNPDDWFLRSTFNGGNGNGDSGNGPVTPPGVLPTDPAPDDGQPPPPGVWPIIGPELATYGVVQPVARQMGLSTLGTLHERVGDASADAACLNATPDGGAITKAPPVPYNCRSAVWGRLFGQRIDNHYQAFADPRATGQVAGIQTGIDVWRGSLVPSHSDTVGLYFAYGNGNVSVDGVVTNAAATAYVLQHTGSVNLNAYSFGGYWTHYGPTGWYIDAVLQGSFYNGNAATQFANLPIGGTGFTSSLEAGYPIPLSWFGPRLVLEPEGQIIWQRLSFDDANDGLGPVGLGTTSGASGRLGLRGKWTINDLDGRVWQPYVLANVWRDWGAKAITMYGPDAVPLVERATRLEFAGGLSAKLLPGLSLYAQAGYQFAVSGTDGGRRDGVRGNLGVHYSW